GGCGAGGGGCGAGGAGACGATCCTGCACTATAGGGCCAAAGCCGAACTCGGCGGCAGGCTCGCCCAGCTCGGCGCACGCCTGCTCGATTCGACCTCGCAGCGGCTGGCCGAAAATTTCTTCTCGGATTTCAATAGTGCGGTCGTTGCAAAAATGGCTGCGGATTGAGCGCCGAAGGCTTTCGCCGCGGCTTGGCGCGGACCTGCGCCTGAGCTATTCCGACATGATGACATGGACCATCAGGCCGCCGTTGGCGGAAGACCAGGAAACGCTCGCGGACATCTATCTTTCAGTGCGGCGCCAAACATTCGTCTGGGTCGATCCCGGCAAGTTTCACCGCGAGGATTTCTGCGTTCATACCAATGGCGAGACGATCTTCGTCTGTGAGCATGCCGATCGGAGCGTCGCCGGCTTCCTGTCGCTCTGGCCGGAGGACGATTTCATTCACATGCTTTATATAAGGCCGGAATTCCAGGGGCTCGGCGCCGGCACGGCGCTGCTCAGGGCGCTGCCGGAATGGCCGCGACATAGGTACCGGCTGAAATGCCTGGTGAACAACCGGCGGGCGAAGGCCTTCTACCTTTCCCACGGTTTCGCCGTGACCGGCAATGGCGCGTCGCCGGAAGGTGATTATGAGGAGCTGAGCTTTTCTCCGGTTTGACGAGGCGGTAAAGCCGATCTTACCGCGACGACAGCTGGCCGGCGATGTCCTCCGCGCGGGACCTGTGACGATCGGCCTCGCCCTGCCAGCGAATGGCTTCCTTGGCCTCGATGCGGGCGCGCTTGCGGTGTTTGCCCTGGCTGAACCAGGTGGCGGCCGAGCCGATCAGCATGCCTGCGATCAGCGCTATGAACAGGAAGACGAAGAAGGGTGCGGAAACCGCAAGCACCGGATCGTCGGGCCTGAAGGGATTGAAGGCGAGCGTGACGCTCTGCCGGTTGGCGACGCAGAAGATGATGAGGATGACGCCGAGCGGCAGCAGAATCAACAGGTTGACGATCTTCTTGGCCATTTGAGCTTCTCCATGCGCCTTATATGCATCGGCCCGAAAATCGATTCCGACTTTCGGGCCGATGCGCTAGCAGAATAGGAAAACGGTGTTCAAGTTCAAGTGCGGTTTCGCCGCAGGCTGCTTGCGCCGCTCAATCCTCTTCGTCGGCCTGGCCGGGATTGAGCCGCTCGCGCAGCTCCTTGCCTGTCTTGAAAAAGGGAACCCACTTTTCCTCGACGAAGACGGTATCGCCGGTGCGCGGGTTGCGGCCGGAGCGGGAAGGGCGGTTCTTGACCGAAAACGCGCCGAAGCCGCGCAATTCGACGCGGTTGCCCGCAGCCAGTGCATCGGTGATCTCGTCGAGAACCGCGTTGACGATATTCTCGACGTCGCGATGATAGAGATGCGGGTTGCGTGCCGCAACAATCTGCACCAATTCGGACTTGATCACAGTCGCCCCCTTAAATTATTGATTTCTTATCAATCGCGGCCAACCTGCCAAACTGAAAGCAGCCCGTCAAGAAGCAACTTTGGGGGCAGGATTCCGTTGATATCCTGGCCCCTGATGAGATCATCATAACCTAGGATAGTAACCAGCCGCGAAACAGCTCCGGCGAGCAGAAAAGGCGTGTTGCTCTTCTTGTCCCAATCCACCATCGGCAGATCGGCGTCGACGCCCCGCGATTGCAGGTAGGCGCGGATTTCCGCCTCGCCGCCGATCGTATCGACGAGCTTTGCCTGGAGCGCCTGCCGGCCGGTATAGATCGTCCCGTCGGCGAGTTTCAGCACTTCCTCACGCGGCAGCTTGCGCCGTTCGGCGACCAGGTCGACGAACCAGTTATAGCTGTCGACAACCATGTTGCGGATCATCGCCTTGGCTTCCTCGCTCGCCTCGTGGAAGGGCGAGGGCTCGGCCTTCAGCGGCGAGGATTTGATCTCCTGCAGCGATACGCCGATCTTGTCGAGCAGCGGCTGGATCTGCGGATATTGGAAAATGACGCCGATCGAGCCGGTGATCGAGCTGTCGCCGGCTATGATCGTGTCGCCGGCGGTGGCGATCATATAACCGGCCGAGGCGGCAAGCGTGCGCACGTCGGAGACGACGGGCTTCTTGGCCGATATCGCCCGGATCGCATTGAAGATTTTTTCACCGCCATAGGTCGTGCCGCCAGGCGAAGAGATCGAAATCACCGCAGCCTTCACCTGATTGCTGGTCTCGACCTTTTTCAGCCGCTCCAGCAGTTCGTCGTCATCGACGATCAGCCCCGATATCGTCACATGGGCGATATGCGGACTTGCCGTGCCGGCCTCGCCGAGAGCGAAGCGGTAGAAGGCAAAACCGAGCGCCACGATGAGGGCGACGGCTACGATGCGCCAGAAGCCGAGCTTGCGGCGCAGCCGCCGGCGATCCGCGATAATCGAACTGTCCATAGAAACCTCCAGCGCTGGGTTCGGCATGGCGCCGATGGACCCGGTGAAATTGATGGCAGCGGCGCGTACGAATGCCACTTTTGTATGTTTTTCCGTTTTGTTGCTTGTTGCAGAAAAAATTCCATATTGGCAAGCCAATGTAATAATGCGAAACGAACTGTGATTGTCGGCCGCTTTGTTAAGCAGGCGGGGCAATCATCGCACATGGAACGAGACCTATGCTCGATACCCTGAAGAACAACGGACATGCCGCTTATGCGGGCTCCGGCCGGAGCCCCTATGGCGATGCGTTGTTCCATTCCGCCCGCGTGCGGAGACTGAAGATTTTGCTGCCGTTGGCCGCCCTTATCGTCGCCGGCGCCCTCGCGACGGTGGCCTTGGTGAGCTTGTACCTGCCCGAAAACGTCAAGTTTGAAGGCGCCAAGATCGAGAACGGCAAGGTCGTGATGGAAAAGCCGGCAATTGCCGGACGCAACTCCGACGGCGTCAATTATTCCATGCTTGCCGAACGGGCGCTGCAGGATATCCGCAATCCCGATCTCATCACCCTCGAGACCATCAAGGCCGCCGTGCCGATGAATGACGGGCTGATTGCCCGCGTCATCGCTTCGACTGCCGATTATAATCGCGCCACCGACAACCTGCATATGACGGCTCCCTTCACCCTGGTGCTGAGCAGCGGCCTCAACGCGCAGTTTCAGTCCGCCCGGCTCGATATCAAGGGCGGCAACATGCGCAGCGACGATCCCGTCACCATCACAAAGGACAATGCTTCCATTGTTGCGAAGACGCTGGAGATAACCGATAAGGGGCGCGTGATCACATTCGAGGGGAATGTTCGCATGAATGTCGATCCATCCACCATTCATAAACAGGGCACTTAACCAGCCGGGTCACCCATGACAAAAGATTGTCGCATTTCAGCTTGCAAGACGGGCATCGCATTTGTTGCCGGCGCATTTGCCCTTGTTCTGACGGTCTCGGGCGCGGGAGCGCAGTCGACGACCATGTCGGGCATGAAGCTTTCCAACGATCAGCCGATCCAGATCGAAAGCGACAAGCTGGAGATCCATGACCAGGAGCACACGGCCCTCTTCACCGGCAACGTCAAGGTCGTCCAGGGCACGACGACGATGCAGTCCGGCAAGATGACCGTCTATTACAAGGACAAGGCCGCAAAGTCGGGCGCCGGCGCGCCGGCTCAACCCGAGGCGAAGCCCGAGAAATCGGCCTCGCTGGCGTCCGGAAGTGCGGATATCGACAAGATCCTGGTGACGGACAAGGTCTACCTGGTCTCCGGCACGCAGACGGCGACCGCCGACGACGGCAATTTCGACATGGCCTCGCAGACATTCATCCTGACCGCGGATCAGGGAAACAAGGTCATTCTGTCGGACGGTCCGAACGTCTTCACCGGCTGCAAGCTGACCGTTCATATGCAAACCGGCCAGGCGGAGCTTGAAAGCTGCGGCGGTCGTGTCCAGATTCAGCTCGATCCAAAATCGCAGCCGAACGCGCAGAAGCAGAACTGAACCGGCCTCCCACGTGAAATTATCATCGCTATCCACCATGTTCGGCAGGCCTGAGCCGCAAGCTGCGGGTGCCGCCGACAAGAGCCGCTATCAGGGAACACTGATCGCCCGTGGTCTGACCAAGACCTATGCGACGCGCCGTGTCGTCAACGGCGTCTCCCTGGTGGTGCGTCGCGGCGAAGCCGTCGGTCTGCTCGGCCCGAACGGCGCCGGCAAGACGACCTGCTTTTACATGATCACCGGCCTGGTGCCGGTGGATGAAGGCACGATCGAGATCGATGGAAACGATGTCACGACCATGCCGATGTACCGCCGCTCGCGCCTCGGCGTCGGTTACCTGCCGCAGGAAGCCTCGATCTTTCGCGGCCTGACGGTGGAGGAAAATATCCGCGCCGTCCTCGAAGTGCATGTGAAGGACAAGCCCGAGCGCGAGCAGAAGCTCAATGAGCTGCTGGAGGAATTTCATATCCAGAAGCTGCGCAAGAGTGCGGCCGTCGCCCTTTCCGGCGGCGAACGCCGCCGCCTCGAAATCGCCCGCGCGCTTGCAACCGACCCGACCTTCATGCTGCTTGACGAGCCCTTCGCCGGTGTCGACCCGATTTCGGTCGCCGACATCCAGAACCTCGTCCACCATCTGACGGCCCGCGGCATCGGCGTTCTCATCACTGACCATAACGTGCGTGAGACGCTTGGTCTCATCGACCGCGCCTATATCATCCATGCCGGTGAAGTGCTGACCCACGGCCGGGCGAACGACATCGTCAACAACCCGGAAGTGCGCCGGCTTTATCTCGGCGACAATTTCAGCCTCTGATCCCGCGCTGATTCACCTTGCCGCGTAGTTCCGCTTGACCAAATGAGATAAAAAAGCAATTTTTGGGCCAACTGGATTTCCGTGGCCTGAAGCGTTAACTGGACGCGGTTTCCCGGAGGAATCGAGGGGAGTTTCGCGTCCGTCATGGCACTGTCCGCCAACCTATTCCTGCGCCAGAGCCAGTCCCTGGTCATGACGCCGCAACTGATGCAATCCATCCAGTTGCTGCAGATGACGCATTTCGAGCTCACCCAGTTCATCGCTCAGGAAGTGGAGAAGAACCCGCTGCTCGAATTTCCGTCGAATGACGGCGAGGCGGGCGACGAACGGGCGGCAGGCGAGGACGAGCAGTTCGGTCATTCGCCGGAGGACGCCGGCTCGGATGACGGCGCCGACAATCGCGCCGAGGCGCTGTCGAGCGACTGGTACGACAATGGCGGCAGCGAAAGCAGCAGCCGGCTGAACGACGAGCTCGACGCCAATTACACCAACGTCTTTCCCGATGACGGTGGTCCGCAGCGCCTCGACGCACCGGAACTCGTCGGTCAGTGGAAGTCGATGCCAGGCAGCGCCGACGGCGCCGATTACGATCTCGACGATTTTGTCGCCGGCCAGGTGTCGCTGCGCGATCATCTCGCTCAGCAGATCCCCTTCGTCCTGCCGGATATGAGCGATCGGCTGATCGCGCAGAAGTTTATCGATCAGCTCGACGATGCCGGTTACATCCAGGTCGATCTGCTCGAGACCGGCGAGCGCCTCGGCACGAGTCTCACGCAGGTCGAACACGTGCTCGCCGCCCTCCAGACGCTCGATCCGCCGGGTGTTTTCGCCCGCAGCCTCGCCGAATGCCTGGCGATCCAGCTCAGGCAGAAGGACCGTTACGACCCTGCCATGCAGGCGCTGGTCGAAAATCTCGAACTCCTGGCGCGGCGCGACTTCGCCACGCTGAAGCGGCTCTGCGGCGTTGATGAGGAAGATCTTCTCGACATGCTCGGCGAGATCCGCCAGCTCAATCCGAAGCCCGGTAGCGGTTTCGAGACGGGCGTTTCCGAAGCCATCATGCCCGATGTCGTCGTCAGGCCCTCCGCGGAGGGTGGCTGGCTGGTCGAGCTCAATCCGGATACGCTGCCGCGTGTGCTGGTTAATCAGTCCTATTTTTCCCGCGTGACCCGGAACGGCGAGGATCACGCCTTCCTTTCCGAGTGCCTGCAGAGCGCCAACTGGCTGACCCGCAGCCTCGACCAGCGGGCAAAGACCATCATGAAGGTGGCAAGCGAGATCGTCCGCCAGCAGGACGCCTTCCTGCTGCACGGTGTCGACCACTTGCGGCCGCTGAACCTGAAAACGGTGGCTGAGGCGATCAAGATGCATGAATCCACCGTCAGCCGCGTCACTTCGAACAAATATATGCTGACCCCGCGCGGCCTCTTCGAACTCAAATATTTCTTCACCGTATCGATCGGCGCCGTCGAGGGCGGCGACAGCCATTCGGCCGAGGCCGTGCGTCACAAGATCCGCGCGCTGATCATGCAGGAGAGCCCGGAGGCGGTGCTGTCCGATGACGATATCGTCGACATGCTGAAGAAGGGCGGCGTCGATCTCGCCCGCCGCACGGTCGCGAAATACCGGGAAGCGATGAACATCGCTTCCTCGGTCCAGCGCCGCCGCGAGAAACGGGCGCTCGCCAAGGTCGCGGGCTTCTGAGGCAGCAGGACGCTTCGACGGTGATCGAAGCATCCACTTCGCAAATTGGCCTATTTCTCCCGTGTCTTAAACGAATATCGATGTGCCTATGACGCCGCAAAATCCGAAGCTTGCCAAAGAACTTGTCCTGCTTTTGGTGCTGGCGACCCTCTGGGGTTCTTCCTACACCTTTATCAAGATCGGGGTCGAAACGATCCCGCCGGTGACCTTGATCGCGGTGCGCACACTGATCGCCGGCGCCATTCTGCTGGCCGTGCTTCGCCATCGGCATGTCCGCCTGCCGCGCGACCGCGCCACATGGCGCCTGTTCGTCGTCCAGGCCTGCCTGAACAGCGTCATTCCTTTCACGCTGATCGCCTGGGCGGAGCAGTCCGTCGATGCCGGACTGGCGGTGATCCTGAATTCGGCGACGCCGATCTTCACCTTCCTGCTGACCGTGTCGATAACCCGCCATGAGCAGGCGACGGCGCGAAAGCTATTCGGCGTCGTCTCCGGGCTTGCCGGCATCTGCCTCGTCATCGGCGTCGAAGCGCTCGGCGGTCTTGGCGAAAGCCTGATGGCGCAGCTCGCCATCATCCTGGCGACCATCTGTTATGCCGGGGCCGCGATTTTCAGCAAGAACTTCAGAGGCCTTGATCCCGCTGTGCCGGCGGCCGGTTCGCTGATCTCGGGCGCGGTCATTCTGATGCCCGTGAGCCTGATCGTCGATCGGCCGTGGGGGCTCGATCCCTCGGCCGCATCGGTGCTGGCGTTGCTTGGCCTTTCCGCCTTTTCGACGGCGCTTGCCTTTACGATCTATTTCCGCCTCGTTCAGACGCTGGGTTCGGTCGGAACCACGTCGCAAGCCTATCTCCGCGTGCCGATCGGTGTCGCGATCGGTATCGTCTTCCTCGGTGAAAGCCTGAGCCCGACGGCCTGGATCGGGCTCACCTGCGTCATTCTCGGTGTCATCGCCATGACGATGCCGCGCACAACGCAGGCCCGAAGCGCGTGAGCTCATGAAAGGAAGTTGCTGGAAGGCTCCTTCCGCAGGAGATTTGCTACAGCTTCTACGATCGCGCCCGGGGCTGATTCGGCCTCCTATTGACTTTCTGGTAAGCTCTGGCTAGAAGCCCGCCGCAATCGACGCCGTGAGCGCTTTTTGAAGTTATCCCCATCATCCCAAGGGCACCGAGGGCCCGCAGGCCCACGCCGATCTTGCTTGAGATTGCGCGAAGTGCTTGGATGAACCTAAGGCTTGGCGTAAACTGATACCCGCAAACGACCATAAGAAGGGAAACTCCATGAGTGTGCGTGTATCCGGGAAACATATGGAAATTGGTGAATCCTTCCGTCAAAAGATCGAGGACCAAATTGCTATGGCCATCACGAAATACTTCGACGGGGGGTATTCCGGCCAGGTGACCGTCGAAAAGGCGAGTTCTCGTTTCTCGGCAGACTGCAAGCTTCATCTCGACAGCGGGGTGGTGCTGCATGCCGCCGGCGAAGCAACCGATCCGCTGCTTGCCTTCGACGCCGCTTCCGAGCGCATCGAGAAGCGTCTGCGCCGCTACAAGCGCAAGCTGAAGGACCATCATGCCGGAAACCACCTGAATGGCTTTGCAGAAGTCTCCTACACGGTCATGGACTCCGTTCCTGATCACGAGGATGAAATTCCCGACGATTTCGCCCCGGCAATCGTCGCTGAAAGCACGAAGCAGTTGAAGACCATGTCCGTCGCCACCGCCGTGATGGCGCTCGACATGACCGATGAGCCGCTTCTCCTGTTCCGCAGTCCCGGCAAGGAACATCTGAATATCGTTTATCGTCGGCACGACGGAAATATTGGCTGGATCGATTCAGCCAATATCAAAGGCTGAGATCAGGGCGGTGAGCGGCGGTATCGCCGCCGCTCCTCGCATCATCTGATCCCGGCGACAGAAGGAAAAAGAAATGGCATTGGCAGATTTGCTCCATCAGGATGCGATCATTCCCGCCCTCAGAGTAAATTCCAAGAAACAGTTGCTTCAGGAATTGGCGGCAAGAGCCGCGAGGATCACCGGGCTCTCCGAACGGGAGATTTTCGACGTCATCCTGCAGCGCGAACGCCTCGGCTCGACCGGCGTAGGCAACGGTATCGCCATTCCCCACGGCAAGCTGGTGAACATTCATTCGATCGTCGGCATCTTCGCCCGGCTGGAGCAGCCTGTCGATTTCGAAGCGCTGGACGACCAGCCCGTCGATCTCGTCTTCCTGCTGCTGGCACCGGAGGGCGCCGGCGCCGATCATCTCAAAGCCCTGTCGCGCATCGCCCGCGTCCTGCGCGATCAAGACCTGGTTGCAAAGCTGCGGGCCACCGATTCCGCCTCGGCGATCTACGCCTTCCTCAACGAGGAGCAGACGTCGAACGCTGCTTGAGCTGCATAATCCCTAAATGAAAAAAGGCGCCTGATTTCGCAGGCGCCTTTTTTCTTATGCAGGGCTGAACGGTCAGAACTCTTCCCAGTTATCCCGAGCCACGGCAGCCGAGCCATGCGATTGAGGCGTGGTGCGGCGGGTCGCCGGGGCGTGGCGGACCGCGGGAGCGGCCGCGAAATGCGAGGGGGCTGCAGCCGGCGCACGCATCTGCCTTGCCACGGAGGCGGGTGCCGTCGCGTTGGCGGAGCCGGAGACGCTGAAGCGTGTGGCGAGCGCCTTCAGCGTCTGCGCCTCGTCGTTGAGCGCCACGCTGGCGGCGGTCGCTTCCTCCACCATCGCCGCATTCTGCTGCGTCACCTGATCCATCTGGTTCATGGCCTGGTTGATTTCCTTCAGCCCGACCGCCTGTTCGCTCGCCGATGCCGAGATCTGCCGGATGAGGCTGTTGATGCCCATCACCTGTTCGGCGATCTTGTGCAGCGTGCCGCCGGCGCGCCCGACGAGATCGACGCCTTCCTTGACCTGGACGGCCGAGGTGTTGATCAGCGTCTTGATCTCCTTGGCAGCATTGGCCGAACGCTGCGCGAGTTCACGCACTTCCTGGGCGACGACGGCAAAACCCTTGCCGGCCTCGCCGGCGCGGGCCGCTTCGACGCCGGCATTCAGCGCCAGCAGGTTCGTCTGGAAGGCGATTTCGTCGATGACGCCGATGATCCGCGAAACCTCCGTCGAAGACTGCTCGATCCCATGCATGGAGGCGATGGCTTTCTGCACCACTTCGCCTGATTTCTCGGCATCCTGGCAGGCGAGGTTGACGTTGTCGGCAGCCGTGCGGGCATTCTCGGCACTGGAATTGACCTGGGCGGTAAGCTCATTGAGCGCTGCCGCCGTCTCTTCCAGGCTTGCCGCCTGCTGCTCGGTGCGTTTGGCGAGGTCGGAAGCGCTGTTGCTGATCTCGCCGGTGCCGGCGCCGATATTGACGACGCTGAGATTCATCGTGTTGATGGTCTCTTCGAGGCTCGCAAGCGCGGCGTTGAAGTCCTGCTTCAGTTTGCCGTATTCGCCGGGGAATTCCTCGGTGATGCGGTGACCCAGATTGCCCTGGGACAGTTCGGAAAGGCCGGCGCCGACGATCGAGACGATATGACGCTGCAGCGACACCGATTGTTGCCGTTCCGATTCCGAACGGCTGCGCTCGGTCTCGGCGGCCTGTCGCTGGTGGGTGGCCTCGTCTTCGAGGCGCCTGGAGTCGGCGAGTTTGAAGCGGAAGCCTTCGAGCGCCTTGGCGACCGAACCGACTTCGTCGGTACGGTCCTGGGCAGTGATGGGTTCGGCATATTCGCCGTCGCTGAGCGTTTTGACGCTAGCGACAAGGCTGCCGAGCGGC
This DNA window, taken from Rhizobium etli CFN 42, encodes the following:
- a CDS encoding GNAT family N-acetyltransferase is translated as MTWTIRPPLAEDQETLADIYLSVRRQTFVWVDPGKFHREDFCVHTNGETIFVCEHADRSVAGFLSLWPEDDFIHMLYIRPEFQGLGAGTALLRALPEWPRHRYRLKCLVNNRRAKAFYLSHGFAVTGNGASPEGDYEELSFSPV
- a CDS encoding LapA family protein — translated: MAKKIVNLLILLPLGVILIIFCVANRQSVTLAFNPFRPDDPVLAVSAPFFVFLFIALIAGMLIGSAATWFSQGKHRKRARIEAKEAIRWQGEADRHRSRAEDIAGQLSSR
- a CDS encoding integration host factor subunit beta, with product MIKSELVQIVAARNPHLYHRDVENIVNAVLDEITDALAAGNRVELRGFGAFSVKNRPSRSGRNPRTGDTVFVEEKWVPFFKTGKELRERLNPGQADEED
- the sppA gene encoding signal peptide peptidase SppA, with product MDSSIIADRRRLRRKLGFWRIVAVALIVALGFAFYRFALGEAGTASPHIAHVTISGLIVDDDELLERLKKVETSNQVKAAVISISSPGGTTYGGEKIFNAIRAISAKKPVVSDVRTLAASAGYMIATAGDTIIAGDSSITGSIGVIFQYPQIQPLLDKIGVSLQEIKSSPLKAEPSPFHEASEEAKAMIRNMVVDSYNWFVDLVAERRKLPREEVLKLADGTIYTGRQALQAKLVDTIGGEAEIRAYLQSRGVDADLPMVDWDKKSNTPFLLAGAVSRLVTILGYDDLIRGQDINGILPPKLLLDGLLSVWQVGRD
- the lptC gene encoding LPS export ABC transporter periplasmic protein LptC, whose translation is MLDTLKNNGHAAYAGSGRSPYGDALFHSARVRRLKILLPLAALIVAGALATVALVSLYLPENVKFEGAKIENGKVVMEKPAIAGRNSDGVNYSMLAERALQDIRNPDLITLETIKAAVPMNDGLIARVIASTADYNRATDNLHMTAPFTLVLSSGLNAQFQSARLDIKGGNMRSDDPVTITKDNASIVAKTLEITDKGRVITFEGNVRMNVDPSTIHKQGT
- a CDS encoding LptA/OstA family protein — its product is MTKDCRISACKTGIAFVAGAFALVLTVSGAGAQSTTMSGMKLSNDQPIQIESDKLEIHDQEHTALFTGNVKVVQGTTTMQSGKMTVYYKDKAAKSGAGAPAQPEAKPEKSASLASGSADIDKILVTDKVYLVSGTQTATADDGNFDMASQTFILTADQGNKVILSDGPNVFTGCKLTVHMQTGQAELESCGGRVQIQLDPKSQPNAQKQN
- the lptB gene encoding LPS export ABC transporter ATP-binding protein, with amino-acid sequence MFGRPEPQAAGAADKSRYQGTLIARGLTKTYATRRVVNGVSLVVRRGEAVGLLGPNGAGKTTCFYMITGLVPVDEGTIEIDGNDVTTMPMYRRSRLGVGYLPQEASIFRGLTVEENIRAVLEVHVKDKPEREQKLNELLEEFHIQKLRKSAAVALSGGERRRLEIARALATDPTFMLLDEPFAGVDPISVADIQNLVHHLTARGIGVLITDHNVRETLGLIDRAYIIHAGEVLTHGRANDIVNNPEVRRLYLGDNFSL
- the rpoN gene encoding RNA polymerase factor sigma-54, with protein sequence MALSANLFLRQSQSLVMTPQLMQSIQLLQMTHFELTQFIAQEVEKNPLLEFPSNDGEAGDERAAGEDEQFGHSPEDAGSDDGADNRAEALSSDWYDNGGSESSSRLNDELDANYTNVFPDDGGPQRLDAPELVGQWKSMPGSADGADYDLDDFVAGQVSLRDHLAQQIPFVLPDMSDRLIAQKFIDQLDDAGYIQVDLLETGERLGTSLTQVEHVLAALQTLDPPGVFARSLAECLAIQLRQKDRYDPAMQALVENLELLARRDFATLKRLCGVDEEDLLDMLGEIRQLNPKPGSGFETGVSEAIMPDVVVRPSAEGGWLVELNPDTLPRVLVNQSYFSRVTRNGEDHAFLSECLQSANWLTRSLDQRAKTIMKVASEIVRQQDAFLLHGVDHLRPLNLKTVAEAIKMHESTVSRVTSNKYMLTPRGLFELKYFFTVSIGAVEGGDSHSAEAVRHKIRALIMQESPEAVLSDDDIVDMLKKGGVDLARRTVAKYREAMNIASSVQRRREKRALAKVAGF
- a CDS encoding DMT family transporter, encoding MTPQNPKLAKELVLLLVLATLWGSSYTFIKIGVETIPPVTLIAVRTLIAGAILLAVLRHRHVRLPRDRATWRLFVVQACLNSVIPFTLIAWAEQSVDAGLAVILNSATPIFTFLLTVSITRHEQATARKLFGVVSGLAGICLVIGVEALGGLGESLMAQLAIILATICYAGAAIFSKNFRGLDPAVPAAGSLISGAVILMPVSLIVDRPWGLDPSAASVLALLGLSAFSTALAFTIYFRLVQTLGSVGTTSQAYLRVPIGVAIGIVFLGESLSPTAWIGLTCVILGVIAMTMPRTTQARSA
- the hpf gene encoding ribosome hibernation-promoting factor, HPF/YfiA family, whose amino-acid sequence is MSVRVSGKHMEIGESFRQKIEDQIAMAITKYFDGGYSGQVTVEKASSRFSADCKLHLDSGVVLHAAGEATDPLLAFDAASERIEKRLRRYKRKLKDHHAGNHLNGFAEVSYTVMDSVPDHEDEIPDDFAPAIVAESTKQLKTMSVATAVMALDMTDEPLLLFRSPGKEHLNIVYRRHDGNIGWIDSANIKG
- the ptsN gene encoding PTS IIA-like nitrogen regulatory protein PtsN; its protein translation is MALADLLHQDAIIPALRVNSKKQLLQELAARAARITGLSEREIFDVILQRERLGSTGVGNGIAIPHGKLVNIHSIVGIFARLEQPVDFEALDDQPVDLVFLLLAPEGAGADHLKALSRIARVLRDQDLVAKLRATDSASAIYAFLNEEQTSNAA
- a CDS encoding methyl-accepting chemotaxis protein — encoded protein: MFIFRMKSLAAKLIVITGIAIALVLIVSNFFLIGQTRDRVQTLTMDQASLEAKSIANEIAANVGELASAARSMMGVLGRAHDGKSLDRRGMINVLKANLEQNAFAFGSWFCEQLGALDGKTTEIANNNDEGTNKNGAFTPYWSKTKDGGIQYSTFDNDYTAEWWKLAADSGKGAITTPYLAQGTDVPTLLTSIAYPVISGGKMIGVGGVDISLKSLTDKLQALHPFGSGRVTLLSQAGNWIVAPIPDLMTKPYDGEGADVVKAALSNKQPGLVRNLTYDGLAPFDRVVYPFEVPGVNATWVVLVDVPHTAINAPVQDQTYMMIATGLVVLGAVMLALYFAVRSLVQRPLGSLVASVKTLSDGEYAEPITAQDRTDEVGSVAKALEGFRFKLADSRRLEDEATHQRQAAETERSRSESERQQSVSLQRHIVSIVGAGLSELSQGNLGHRITEEFPGEYGKLKQDFNAALASLEETINTMNLSVVNIGAGTGEISNSASDLAKRTEQQAASLEETAAALNELTAQVNSSAENARTAADNVNLACQDAEKSGEVVQKAIASMHGIEQSSTEVSRIIGVIDEIAFQTNLLALNAGVEAARAGEAGKGFAVVAQEVRELAQRSANAAKEIKTLINTSAVQVKEGVDLVGRAGGTLHKIAEQVMGINSLIRQISASASEQAVGLKEINQAMNQMDQVTQQNAAMVEEATAASVALNDEAQTLKALATRFSVSGSANATAPASVARQMRAPAAAPSHFAAAPAVRHAPATRRTTPQSHGSAAVARDNWEEF